The following proteins come from a genomic window of Streptococcus oralis:
- the codY gene encoding GTP-sensing pleiotropic transcriptional regulator CodY, translating to MAHLLEKTRKITSILKRSEEQMQDELPYNAITRQLADIIDCNACIVNSKGRLLGYFMRYKTNTDRVEQFFQTKTFPDDYVQGANMIYDTEANLPIEHDLTIFPVESRADFPDGLTTIAPIHVSGIRLGSLIIWRNDKKFEDEDLILVEIASTVVGIQLLNFQREEDEKNIRRRTAVTMAVNTLSYSELRAVSAILAELDGNEGQLTASVIADRIGITRSVIVNALRKLESAGIIESRSLGMKGTYLKVLISDIFEEVKKRDY from the coding sequence ATGGCACATTTATTAGAAAAAACAAGAAAAATTACATCAATTTTAAAACGCTCAGAAGAGCAAATGCAGGATGAACTTCCATACAATGCCATTACACGTCAACTAGCAGACATTATTGATTGCAATGCCTGCATTGTCAATAGCAAGGGCCGTCTTTTGGGCTACTTTATGCGCTATAAAACCAATACAGACCGTGTAGAGCAGTTTTTCCAAACCAAGACGTTCCCAGATGACTATGTACAAGGGGCAAACATGATCTACGATACGGAGGCCAATCTTCCTATTGAACATGATTTGACCATTTTCCCTGTAGAGAGTCGTGCGGACTTTCCAGATGGTTTGACAACCATCGCTCCGATTCATGTATCAGGGATTCGTCTAGGTTCGTTGATTATTTGGCGCAATGATAAGAAATTTGAAGATGAGGATTTGATTCTTGTTGAGATTGCGAGCACAGTGGTAGGGATTCAACTCTTGAACTTCCAACGTGAAGAAGATGAGAAAAATATCCGCCGCCGTACTGCTGTTACTATGGCGGTCAATACCCTTTCTTACTCAGAACTTCGTGCTGTTTCAGCTATTTTAGCTGAGCTGGATGGAAATGAAGGGCAGCTGACTGCGTCTGTTATAGCAGATCGTATTGGAATCACGCGCTCAGTGATTGTCAATGCTCTCCGTAAGCTAGAGTCGGCAGGAATTATTGAAAGCCGTTCACTAGGAATGAAGGGAACCTATCTAAAAGTATTGATTTCAGATATCTTTGAGGAAGTGAAAAAGAGGGACTACTAA
- a CDS encoding DEAD/DEAH box helicase, producing the protein MKFNEFNLSADLLAEIEKAGFVEASPIQEQTIPLALEGKDVIGQAQTGTGKTAAFGLPTLEKIRTEEATIQALVIAPTRELAVQSQEELFRFGRSKGVKVRSVYGGSSIEKQIKALKSGAHIVVGTPGRLLDLIKRKALKLQDIETLILDEADEMLNMGFLEDIEAIISRVPENRQTLLFSATMPDAIKRIGVQFMKDPEHVKIAAKELTTELVDQYYIRVKEQEKFDTMTRLMDVEQPELAIVFGRTKRRVDELTRGLKIRGFRAEGIHGDLDQNKRLRVLRDFKNGNLDVLVATDVAARGLDISGVTHVYNYDIPQDPESYVHRIGRTGRAGKSGQSITFVSPNEMGYLQIIENLTKKRMKGLKPASADEAFQAKKQVALKKIERDFADEAIRGNFEKFAKDARKLAAEFSPEELAMYILSLTVQDPDSLPEVEIAREKPLPFKPSGNGFGGKGKGGRGGRRGDDRRDRDRRGNGRRDDFKKGNRGNDRFDKDRRYRNKDNKKPRNTSSEKKTGFVIRNKGDK; encoded by the coding sequence GTGAAATTTAATGAATTTAACTTGTCTGCTGATTTGCTAGCAGAGATTGAAAAAGCTGGATTTGTAGAAGCAAGTCCCATCCAAGAACAGACTATTCCCTTGGCTCTCGAAGGAAAAGACGTTATCGGTCAAGCTCAGACTGGTACAGGAAAAACGGCAGCCTTTGGCTTGCCAACCCTTGAAAAAATCCGTACAGAAGAAGCGACCATCCAAGCCTTGGTCATCGCTCCAACTCGTGAGCTCGCTGTCCAAAGCCAAGAGGAACTCTTCCGCTTTGGCCGTAGCAAAGGAGTGAAAGTTCGCTCAGTTTACGGTGGTTCCAGCATTGAAAAACAAATCAAGGCTCTTAAATCTGGTGCTCACATCGTGGTAGGAACACCAGGTCGTCTCTTGGACTTGATTAAACGCAAGGCCTTGAAATTACAAGACATTGAAACGCTTATCCTTGACGAAGCGGATGAAATGCTCAACATGGGCTTCCTTGAAGACATCGAAGCCATCATTTCCCGTGTCCCTGAAAATCGTCAAACCTTGCTCTTTTCAGCAACCATGCCAGATGCTATCAAACGTATCGGTGTTCAGTTTATGAAGGACCCTGAGCATGTCAAGATTGCTGCCAAGGAATTGACAACAGAGCTGGTTGATCAGTACTATATCCGTGTCAAGGAACAAGAGAAATTTGATACCATGACACGTCTTATGGATGTGGAACAACCAGAACTTGCTATCGTATTTGGTCGTACCAAACGTCGTGTAGATGAATTAACTCGTGGACTGAAAATCCGTGGCTTCCGTGCTGAAGGAATTCATGGTGACCTAGACCAAAACAAACGTCTTCGTGTCCTTCGTGATTTTAAAAATGGGAACCTTGATGTTTTGGTTGCGACAGACGTGGCAGCACGTGGTTTGGATATCTCAGGTGTGACCCATGTCTACAACTACGATATTCCACAAGATCCTGAAAGTTACGTTCACCGTATCGGTCGTACAGGTCGTGCTGGTAAGTCAGGTCAGTCTATTACTTTTGTATCACCAAACGAAATGGGCTATCTCCAAATCATCGAAAACTTGACTAAAAAACGCATGAAAGGTCTCAAACCTGCTAGTGCAGACGAAGCCTTCCAAGCTAAGAAACAAGTGGCTCTCAAGAAAATCGAACGAGATTTCGCAGACGAAGCCATTCGTGGGAACTTTGAGAAATTTGCTAAAGATGCTCGTAAGTTAGCTGCCGAATTTAGTCCAGAAGAATTGGCTATGTATATCTTGAGTCTGACAGTCCAAGATCCAGATAGTCTTCCTGAAGTGGAGATTGCGCGTGAAAAACCACTGCCATTTAAACCATCAGGTAATGGCTTTGGTGGCAAAGGTAAGGGAGGTCGTGGAGGCCGTCGTGGAGACGACCGTCGAGATCGTGATCGCCGTGGCAATGGTCGCCGTGATGACTTCAAGAAAGGCAACCGCGGAAACGATCGTTTTGATAAAGACAGACGCTATCGTAATAAAGACAATAAAAAACCTCGCAACACTTCAAGTGAAAAGAAAACAGGATTTGTTATTCGTAACAAGGGCGATAAATAA
- a CDS encoding FAD-containing oxidoreductase: MLTYDLIVIGFGKAGKTLAGKLASAGKKVALIERSKTMYGGTCINIGCIPTKTLLVAAEKDLSFEEVIATKNTITSRLNGKNYATVAGTGVDIFDAEAHFLSNKVIEIQAGDEKQELTAETIVINTGAVSNVLPIPGLATSKNVFDSTGIQNLDKLPEKLGVLGGGNIGLEFAGLYNKLGSKVTVLDALDTFLPRAEPSIAALAKQYMEEDGIELLQNIRTTEIKNDGDQVLVVTENETYRFDALLYATGRKPNVEPLQLENTDIELTERGAIKVDKHCQTNVPGVFAVGDVNGGPQFTYISLDDFRVVYSYLAGDGSYTLEDRLNVPNTMFITPALSQVGLTESQAAELKLPYAVKEIPVAAMPRGHVNGDLRGAFKAVVNTETKEILGASIFSEGSQEIINIITVAMDNKIPYTYFTKQIFTHPTLAENLNDLFAI; encoded by the coding sequence ATGTTAACATATGATTTAATCGTTATTGGATTTGGTAAAGCTGGTAAAACACTAGCTGGTAAATTAGCTTCAGCTGGAAAAAAAGTAGCTCTTATCGAACGTAGCAAAACTATGTACGGTGGAACTTGTATCAACATCGGTTGTATCCCAACCAAAACCTTGCTAGTCGCTGCTGAGAAAGACTTGTCTTTTGAAGAAGTCATTGCTACCAAAAATACTATCACTAGTCGCCTCAACGGTAAAAACTATGCTACTGTTGCGGGTACAGGTGTGGATATCTTTGATGCGGAAGCTCACTTCCTTTCAAACAAAGTCATCGAAATCCAAGCTGGTGATGAAAAACAAGAATTGACTGCTGAAACTATCGTTATCAACACTGGTGCTGTTTCAAACGTCTTGCCAATCCCTGGACTTGCTACAAGTAAGAACGTCTTTGACTCGACAGGTATCCAAAATTTGGATAAATTGCCTGAAAAGCTTGGAGTCCTTGGTGGCGGAAATATCGGTCTTGAATTTGCTGGTCTTTACAACAAACTCGGCAGCAAGGTAACAGTTCTAGATGCCTTAGATACTTTCCTACCTCGAGCAGAACCTTCCATCGCAGCTCTTGCAAAACAATACATGGAAGAAGACGGTATTGAATTGCTTCAAAACATCCGTACTACTGAAATCAAAAACGACGGTGACCAAGTTCTCGTCGTAACTGAAAACGAAACGTACCGTTTCGACGCCCTTCTCTATGCAACTGGACGTAAACCAAACGTAGAACCACTTCAACTTGAGAATACAGATATTGAACTAACGGAGCGTGGTGCTATCAAAGTAGACAAACATTGTCAAACAAACGTTCCTGGTGTCTTTGCAGTCGGAGACGTCAACGGTGGACCTCAATTCACCTACATTTCACTTGATGACTTCCGTGTTGTCTACAGCTACCTTGCTGGAGATGGCAGCTACACACTTGAAGACCGTCTCAATGTGCCAAATACTATGTTCATCACACCTGCACTTTCACAAGTTGGCTTGACTGAAAGCCAAGCAGCTGAGTTGAAACTTCCATACGCAGTGAAGGAAATTCCTGTTGCTGCCATGCCTCGTGGTCATGTAAATGGAGACCTTCGTGGAGCCTTCAAAGCTGTTGTCAATACTGAAACAAAAGAAATTCTTGGAGCAAGCATCTTCTCGGAAGGTTCTCAAGAAATCATCAACATCATCACTGTTGCGATGGACAACAAGATCCCTTACACTTACTTCACAAAACAAATCTTCACTCACCCAACCTTGGCTGAGAACTTGAATGACTTGTTTGCGATTTAA
- the murT gene encoding lipid II isoglutaminyl synthase subunit MurT: MELKTTLGLLAGRSSHFILSRLGRGSTLPGKLALQFDKDILQNLAKNYEIVVVTGTNGKTLTTALTVGILKEVYGQVLTNPSGANMITGITTTFLTAKSSKTGKNIAVLEIDEASLSRICDYIHPSLFVITNIFRDQMDRYGEIYTTYNMILDAIRKVPTATVLLNGDSPLFYKPSIPNPVQYFGFDLEKGPAQLAHYNTEGILCPDCQGILKYEHNTYANLGAYICENCGCKRPDLDYRLTDLVELTNNRSRFVIDGQEYGIQIGGLYNIYNALAAVAIARFLGADSQRIKQGFDKSRAVFGRQETFHIGDKECTLVLIKNPVGATQAIEMIKLAPYPFSLSVLLNANYADGIDTSWIWDADFEQITDMDIPEINAGGVRHSEIARRLRVTGYPADKITETSNLEQVLKTIEKQDCKHAYILATYTAMLEFRELLASRQIVRKEMN; this comes from the coding sequence ATGGAATTAAAAACTACTTTGGGCCTCCTAGCTGGGCGTTCATCTCACTTCATCTTGAGCCGTCTTGGTCGTGGAAGTACGCTCCCAGGAAAGCTTGCCCTCCAATTTGATAAAGATATTTTACAAAATCTAGCTAAGAACTACGAGATTGTCGTGGTCACTGGTACCAATGGAAAAACCTTAACAACTGCCCTCACTGTCGGCATTCTAAAAGAGGTCTATGGTCAGGTTCTAACCAATCCTAGTGGTGCCAACATGATCACAGGGATTACGACAACCTTCTTGACTGCCAAATCCTCTAAAACTGGAAAAAATATTGCCGTCCTTGAAATTGACGAAGCCAGTCTATCTCGTATCTGTGACTACATCCATCCTAGTCTTTTTGTCATCACTAATATTTTCCGTGACCAGATGGACCGCTATGGTGAGATTTACACGACTTATAACATGATTTTGGATGCCATCCGTAAGGTGCCCACGGCTACAGTTCTCCTCAATGGTGACAGTCCGCTTTTCTACAAGCCATCTATTCCAAATCCAGTTCAGTATTTTGGTTTTGACTTGGAAAAAGGACCAGCCCAACTGGCTCACTACAATACCGAAGGAATCCTCTGCCCTGACTGTCAAGGCATCCTCAAATATGAGCACAATACCTATGCCAACTTGGGAGCCTATATCTGTGAAAATTGTGGTTGCAAACGACCTGACTTGGACTACCGTCTGACAGACTTGGTTGAGTTGACCAACAATCGCTCTCGCTTTGTCATTGACGGCCAAGAATACGGCATCCAAATCGGTGGACTTTACAACATCTACAATGCCCTTGCTGCAGTTGCCATCGCCCGTTTCCTCGGGGCTGATTCACAGCGAATCAAGCAAGGATTTGATAAGAGTCGCGCTGTCTTCGGTCGTCAGGAAACCTTCCATATCGGTGATAAAGAATGTACTCTCGTCTTGATTAAGAATCCAGTCGGTGCAACTCAGGCTATCGAGATGATTAAACTAGCTCCTTATCCATTCAGCCTATCTGTTCTTCTTAATGCCAACTATGCTGATGGGATTGATACTAGTTGGATTTGGGATGCTGACTTTGAACAGATCACTGACATGGACATTCCTGAAATCAACGCTGGCGGTGTTCGTCATTCTGAAATCGCTCGCCGTCTTCGTGTGACAGGCTATCCAGCTGATAAAATCACTGAGACAAGCAATCTGGAGCAAGTTCTCAAAACCATTGAGAAGCAAGACTGCAAGCATGCTTATATCCTTGCAACCTATACTGCCATGCTGGAATTCCGTGAACTGCTGGCTAGTCGTCAGATTGTTAGAAAGGAGATGAACTAA
- the gatD gene encoding lipid II isoglutaminyl synthase subunit GatD, with amino-acid sequence MVYTSLSSKAGNYPYQLNIAHLYGNLMNTYGDNGNILMLKYVAEKLGAHVTVDIVSLHDDFDENHYDFAFFGGGQDFEQSIIAGDLSAKKESIDNYIQNDGVVLAICGGFQLLGQYYVEASGKRIEGLGVMGHYTLNQTNNRFIGDIKIHNDEFDETYYGFENHQGRTFLSDDQKPLGQVVYGNGNNEEKVGEGVHYKNVFGSYFHGPILSRNANLAYRLVTTALRKKYGQDIQLPAYEDILSQEIAEEYSDVKSKADFS; translated from the coding sequence ATGGTTTATACTTCACTTTCCTCAAAAGCTGGCAACTACCCTTATCAGCTCAACATCGCCCACCTTTACGGAAATCTCATGAATACCTACGGGGACAACGGCAATATCCTCATGCTCAAGTATGTGGCTGAAAAACTGGGGGCTCATGTGACGGTTGACATCGTTTCTCTCCATGATGACTTTGACGAAAATCATTACGACTTTGCCTTTTTTGGTGGCGGTCAAGACTTTGAACAAAGTATCATCGCAGGAGACCTATCTGCTAAAAAAGAGAGCATTGACAACTACATTCAAAACGACGGTGTTGTTCTAGCCATCTGCGGTGGTTTTCAACTATTGGGGCAATATTATGTTGAAGCTTCAGGTAAACGCATCGAAGGGCTCGGTGTCATGGGCCACTATACGCTCAACCAGACCAATAACCGCTTTATCGGTGACATCAAGATTCATAATGACGAATTCGATGAAACCTACTATGGCTTTGAAAATCACCAGGGACGTACCTTCCTCTCAGATGACCAAAAACCGCTGGGACAGGTTGTCTATGGAAATGGAAACAATGAAGAAAAGGTCGGCGAAGGAGTTCATTATAAGAATGTCTTTGGTTCCTACTTCCACGGACCTATCCTCTCACGCAATGCCAATCTGGCTTATCGCCTAGTCACTACTGCCCTCCGAAAAAAATACGGTCAGGACATCCAACTTCCTGCCTATGAGGATATTCTCAGTCAAGAAATCGCTGAAGAATACAGCGACGTGAAAAGCAAGGCTGACTTTTCTTAA
- a CDS encoding M24 family metallopeptidase, whose protein sequence is MSKLQQIVTYLESEKLDVAVVSDPVTINYLTGFYSDPHERQMFLFVLADREPLLFVPALEVERATSTVSFPVVGYVDSENPWQKIKNALPQHDFKRVAVEFDNLILTKYHGLKAVFETAEFENLTPRIQRMRLIKSADEVQKMMVAGLYADKAVKVGFDNISLDKTETDIIAQIDFALKREGYEMSFDTMVLTGDNAANPHGIPGANKVEKDALLLFDLGVMVNGYASDMTRTVAVGKPDQFKKDIYNLTLEAQQAALDFIKPGVTAHEVDRTAREVIEKAGYGEYFNHRLGHGIGMDVHEFPSIMEGNDMVIEEGMCFSVEPGIYIPGKVGVRIEDCGVVTKDGFDLFTSTSKDLLYFD, encoded by the coding sequence ATGTCTAAATTACAACAAATCGTAACATATCTTGAATCAGAAAAACTAGACGTCGCTGTCGTATCTGACCCCGTCACTATTAATTACCTCACTGGTTTTTACAGTGACCCTCATGAACGCCAAATGTTCCTTTTTGTCCTAGCGGACCGGGAACCTCTCCTTTTTGTCCCAGCCCTTGAAGTGGAGCGTGCAACCAGCACTGTTTCCTTCCCAGTAGTGGGCTATGTGGATTCTGAAAATCCATGGCAAAAAATCAAAAATGCCTTGCCACAGCACGACTTCAAACGTGTTGCTGTTGAGTTTGACAATCTCATCTTAACCAAATACCATGGTTTGAAAGCAGTCTTTGAAACTGCTGAGTTTGAAAACCTCACTCCTCGCATCCAACGCATGCGCCTCATCAAATCAGCTGATGAAGTGCAAAAAATGATGGTTGCAGGTCTCTATGCTGATAAAGCTGTAAAAGTTGGTTTTGACAATATCTCTCTTGATAAAACAGAGACAGATATCATCGCCCAAATCGACTTCGCCTTAAAACGTGAAGGCTATGAAATGAGTTTTGATACCATGGTCTTGACTGGTGACAATGCTGCAAATCCACACGGAATTCCTGGTGCAAACAAGGTCGAAAAAGACGCCCTTCTCCTCTTTGACCTCGGTGTTATGGTCAATGGCTACGCATCAGATATGACTCGTACAGTCGCTGTTGGCAAACCAGACCAATTCAAGAAAGATATTTACAACTTGACCCTTGAAGCCCAACAAGCTGCTCTTGACTTTATCAAACCTGGTGTGACTGCTCATGAAGTAGACCGCACTGCCCGTGAAGTCATCGAAAAAGCTGGTTACGGTGAGTACTTCAACCACCGTCTCGGTCACGGTATCGGTATGGATGTCCACGAATTCCCATCTATCATGGAAGGAAACGACATGGTCATCGAAGAAGGCATGTGCTTCTCTGTTGAACCAGGTATCTATATCCCTGGTAAAGTCGGCGTTCGTATCGAAGACTGCGGTGTTGTTACCAAGGATGGCTTTGACCTCTTTACAAGCACTAGCAAAGACTTGCTTTATTTTGATTAA
- a CDS encoding ECF transporter S component, whose amino-acid sequence MKQTKTTKIALVSLLTALSVVLGYFLKIPTPTGILTLLDAGIFFAAFYFGSREGAVVGGLAGFLIDLLSGYPQWMFFSLINHGLQGFFAGFKGKWQWLGLILATIAMVGGYALGSTLMNGWAAALPEILPNFLQNIVGMVVGFVLSQSIKKIK is encoded by the coding sequence ATGAAGCAAACCAAAACAACTAAAATCGCCCTTGTATCTCTATTAACCGCCCTTTCTGTAGTTCTAGGTTATTTCTTAAAAATTCCAACGCCAACAGGTATTCTAACTCTTTTAGATGCAGGTATCTTCTTTGCGGCCTTCTACTTTGGTAGTCGTGAAGGGGCTGTAGTCGGAGGTCTAGCAGGTTTCTTGATTGACCTCTTATCAGGCTACCCCCAGTGGATGTTCTTTAGCTTGATCAACCATGGCTTGCAGGGATTTTTCGCAGGATTTAAAGGAAAATGGCAATGGCTAGGCCTTATCTTAGCTACTATTGCGATGGTAGGGGGCTACGCCTTGGGTTCAACTTTGATGAATGGATGGGCAGCAGCCCTACCAGAAATCCTACCAAACTTCCTGCAAAATATCGTGGGAATGGTTGTAGGGTTTGTGCTTAGTCAAAGTATTAAGAAAATTAAGTAA
- a CDS encoding bifunctional hydroxymethylpyrimidine kinase/phosphomethylpyrimidine kinase: protein MKNNRILALSGNDIFSGGGLSADLATYTLNGLHGFVAVTCLTALTEKGFEVFPTDDVIFQHELNSLRDVEFAGIKIGLLPTVSVAEKALDFIKQRPGVPVVLDPVLVCKETHDVAVSQLCQELIRFFPHVSVITPNLPEAELLAGQEIKTLEDMKAAAQKLHDLGAPAVIIKGGNRLSQDKAVDVFYDGQTFTVLENPVIQGQNAGAGCTFASSIASHLVKGVELLPAVESSKVFVYRAIAQADQYGVRQYEANQNN, encoded by the coding sequence ATGAAGAATAATCGTATTTTAGCACTTTCTGGGAATGATATTTTTAGTGGCGGTGGTTTATCAGCCGATCTTGCTACCTATACCTTGAACGGTTTACATGGCTTTGTAGCAGTGACTTGTTTGACAGCCTTGACAGAAAAGGGTTTTGAGGTCTTCCCAACAGATGACGTTATTTTTCAACATGAGTTGAATAGCTTGCGTGATGTCGAGTTTGCAGGGATTAAGATTGGTCTTCTCCCTACTGTCAGTGTGGCTGAGAAGGCACTGGACTTTATCAAGCAACGTCCTGGAGTGCCGGTGGTATTGGACCCCGTCTTGGTCTGCAAGGAAACGCATGATGTGGCAGTCAGCCAACTCTGTCAAGAGTTGATTCGCTTTTTCCCTCATGTCAGTGTGATTACGCCTAATCTCCCAGAAGCAGAATTGTTGGCGGGTCAAGAGATCAAAACCTTGGAAGATATGAAAGCTGCAGCACAGAAATTGCATGATTTAGGAGCACCAGCAGTCATTATCAAGGGAGGTAATCGCCTTAGTCAGGACAAGGCTGTAGATGTCTTTTATGATGGACAAACCTTTACTGTCCTAGAAAATCCCGTTATCCAAGGCCAAAATGCTGGTGCAGGTTGTACCTTTGCCTCAAGCATTGCCAGTCACTTGGTTAAAGGGGTTGAACTTTTACCAGCAGTAGAGAGTTCTAAAGTTTTCGTTTATCGTGCTATTGCACAAGCAGATCAATATGGAGTAAGACAATATGAAGCAAACCAAAACAACTAA
- the truA gene encoding tRNA pseudouridine(38-40) synthase TruA, giving the protein MTRYKAIISYDGYAFAGFQRQPHARSVQEEIEKTLTRLNKGHAITVHGAGRTDSGVHALGQVIHFDLPYQMDEEKLRFALDTQSPEDINVISTGLVADDFHCRYAKHSKTYEFIVDRGRPKNPMRRHYATHFPYPLDVERMQMAIKKLEGTHDFTGFTASGTSVEDKIRTITEASLTVDETGQFLTFTFSGNGFLYKQIRNMVGTLLKIGNNRMPVEQIDLILEKKDRQLAGPTAAPNGLYLKEIRYEE; this is encoded by the coding sequence ATGACAAGATATAAAGCAATCATTTCCTATGACGGGTATGCATTTGCTGGTTTTCAGCGCCAGCCTCATGCGCGGAGCGTTCAAGAGGAAATCGAAAAAACCTTAACGAGACTCAATAAGGGGCATGCCATCACTGTTCACGGTGCTGGTCGGACGGATAGTGGGGTTCATGCTTTGGGACAGGTTATTCATTTTGACTTGCCCTATCAGATGGATGAGGAAAAACTCCGTTTTGCTCTGGATACCCAGTCTCCTGAAGATATCAATGTGATTTCAACTGGGCTTGTGGCCGATGATTTTCATTGCCGTTATGCAAAACATAGCAAGACCTATGAGTTTATTGTGGATAGAGGGCGCCCCAAGAATCCTATGCGTCGTCATTATGCCACTCATTTTCCCTATCCCCTCGATGTGGAACGCATGCAGATGGCAATCAAAAAATTAGAAGGAACCCACGATTTCACAGGTTTTACAGCATCTGGAACCAGTGTAGAGGACAAGATTCGGACCATTACAGAAGCGAGTTTAACAGTCGATGAGACAGGACAATTTTTGACCTTTACCTTTTCAGGAAATGGTTTCTTGTATAAGCAGATTCGCAATATGGTGGGGACGCTGCTCAAAATCGGAAATAATCGAATGCCAGTTGAGCAGATTGACTTGATCTTGGAAAAAAAAGACAGACAGCTTGCAGGTCCAACGGCTGCACCAAATGGCTTGTATTTAAAGGAGATTCGATATGAAGAATAA
- a CDS encoding MFS transporter has product MKQFLERASILALSLVLITSFSISSALPAMFDYYQGYPKEQIELLVSLPSFGIMIMLVLNGFLERLFPERLQISLGLIILSIGGTAPFWYQEYNFVFAMRILFGLGVGMINAKAISIISERYHGKTRIQMLGLRGSAEVVGASILTLVVGQLLSLGWTVTFLAYSAGFLVLILYLLFVPYGKEKKETKKKEAETTRLTGKMKGLIFLLAVEAAVVVCTNTAITIRIPSLMVERGLGDAQLSSLVLSIMQLIGILAGVSFSFFISLFKERLLLWSGITFGLGQIVIALSPSLGVMVVGSIVAGFSYSVALTTVFQLLSERIPAKLLNQATSFAVLGCSFGAFTTPFILGAIGLVTQNGMLVFTILGCWLIVTSIFVMYALQKRA; this is encoded by the coding sequence ATGAAACAATTTTTAGAACGGGCTAGTATTTTGGCCCTCTCCCTCGTTTTGATTACCTCCTTTTCCATATCAAGTGCTCTGCCAGCCATGTTTGACTATTATCAAGGCTACCCCAAAGAACAAATCGAGCTCCTGGTCAGTCTCCCTTCTTTTGGGATCATGATTATGCTGGTTTTAAATGGTTTTTTGGAGCGATTGTTTCCTGAGCGACTTCAGATTAGTCTAGGACTTATCATCCTTTCTATCGGTGGAACAGCCCCTTTCTGGTATCAGGAGTACAACTTTGTCTTTGCGATGCGGATTTTATTTGGCTTGGGTGTGGGGATGATCAATGCCAAGGCTATTTCCATCATCAGCGAACGCTATCATGGAAAGACACGGATTCAGATGCTGGGTCTCCGCGGATCAGCAGAAGTTGTCGGGGCGTCGATTTTGACTCTAGTGGTAGGTCAACTCTTATCCTTGGGATGGACAGTGACCTTCTTGGCCTACAGTGCGGGATTTTTAGTATTGATCCTTTATCTGCTCTTTGTCCCTTATGGGAAAGAAAAGAAAGAAACAAAGAAAAAAGAGGCCGAAACAACTCGTCTGACAGGAAAGATGAAAGGCTTGATTTTTCTATTGGCTGTCGAAGCAGCAGTTGTTGTCTGCACCAATACAGCTATCACCATTCGTATTCCTAGTCTGATGGTGGAAAGAGGTCTAGGGGATGCCCAGTTATCGAGTTTGGTTTTAAGTATCATGCAGTTGATTGGTATCTTGGCAGGTGTGAGTTTTTCTTTCTTTATCTCTCTGTTTAAAGAAAGGTTGCTCCTTTGGTCAGGTATCACCTTTGGATTGGGGCAGATTGTGATTGCCTTGTCTCCGTCATTGGGTGTGATGGTAGTTGGAAGTATCGTGGCAGGTTTTTCTTACAGTGTGGCCTTGACCACTGTCTTTCAGCTTCTTTCTGAAAGAATCCCAGCCAAGCTCCTTAATCAGGCAACATCTTTTGCAGTGCTAGGATGTAGCTTTGGAGCCTTTACGACACCTTTCATTCTTGGGGCGATTGGCTTGGTGACTCAAAACGGTATGTTGGTCTTCACCATTTTAGGATGTTGGTTGATTGTCACTTCTATTTTTGTTATGTACGCACTTCAAAAAAGAGCTTAG